The following coding sequences lie in one Saccopteryx bilineata isolate mSacBil1 chromosome 5, mSacBil1_pri_phased_curated, whole genome shotgun sequence genomic window:
- the DCLRE1C gene encoding protein artemis isoform X6, protein MKHQAWFLFQGDNGTVLYTGDFRLAKGEASRMELLHYGGRVKDIQSVYLDTTFCDPKFYQIPSRGECLSGILELVRSWIIRSPYHVVWLNCKAAYGYEYLFTNLSEEFGLQVHVDKLDMFRNMPDILHHLTTDRNTQIHACRHPKAEEYFQWNKLPCGITSKNRIPLHTISIKPSTMWFGERTRKTNVIVRTGESSYRACFSFHSSYSEIKDFLNYICPVNAYPNVIPLGTTVDKVTEILKPLCRSSQSTEPKYKPLGKLKRARRAHLESAEAEEDDLFDDPLPVPIRHKLPNQQILHSEIFPVTAASQNQPEKLKQSTGCIKAESVKTSLWENFIDCEESNSESEEESQISASSQEDPGPVTHHQPKADTEVPQWEAFYKRNDDFTDDGLENFTSSTEAGGSQSPKLFSDSDGESTHISSQNSSQSTHVSEQGSQGWDSQSDTVLLSSQERNSGDITFLNKGGYRSRIKGNLPASQMEQNVLCPKDTYSEEVSVIPSVEEPTTVSSRKHIPQERLTLSTNADSQSSSDFEIPSTPEAELPKQEHLQYLYEKLTTGQKAAEAARDICDVYGEGVIGESTARKWFAKFKNGDFDVDDTCRSGRPSEFDEELRNARKECHGQQGALHCPATPRE, encoded by the exons GTTTTTGTTTCAGGGTGATAATGGAACTGTCTTATACACTGGGGACTTCAGACTGGCAAAAGGAGAAGCTTCCAGGATGGAGCTCCTGCACTATGGGGGCAG AGTGAAAGACATCCAAAGTGTATACTTAGATACTACTTTCTGCGATCcaaaattttatcaaattccTAGTCGG GGGGAGTGTCTGAGTGGAATATTGGAGCTGGTTCGGAGCTGGATCATACGGAGTCCGTACCATGTCGTGTGGCTGAACTGCAAAGCAGCTTACGGGTATGAGTATCTGTTCACCAACCTTAGTGAAGAATTTGGACTCCAG GTTCATGTGGATAAACTAGACATGTTTCGAAACATGCCTGACATCCTTCATCATCTCACCACAGACCGCAACACTCAGATTCATGCCTGTCGTCATCCAAAG gcagAGGAATATTTTCAGTGGAATAAGTTACCTTGTGGAATTACTTCCAAAAATAGAATTCCACTTCACACAATCAGCATTAAGCCATCCACGATGTGGTTTggagaaagaactagaaaaacaaatgtAATTGTGAG gACTGGAGAGAGTTCATACagagcttgtttttcttttcactccTCCTACAGTGAG ATTAAAGATTTCTTGAACTACATCTGCCCTGTAAATGCATATCCAAATGTCATTCCATTGGGTACAACTGTGGATAAAGTTACAGAAAT CTTAAAGCCTTTATGCCGATCTTCTCAAAGCACTGAGCCAAAGTATAAACCACTTGGAAAACTGAAGAGAGCTAGAAGAGCTCACCTGGAGTCTG CAGAGGCGGAGGAAGATGACCTGTTTGATGACCCTCTGCCAGTACCTATAAGGCACAAACTTCCAAACCAGCAAATTCTTCACTCTGAGATATTCCCAGTGACTGCAGCATCACAAAACCAGCCTGAAAAACTGAAACAGAGCACAGGATGCATTAAAGCAGAGAGTGTGAAAACTTCTCTTTGGGAAAACTTTATCGATTGTGAAGAATCCAACAGTGAAAGTGAAGAAGAATCACAAATCTCAGCCTCATCTCAGGAAGATCCGGGTCCTGTCACACATCACCAGCCAAAGGCTGATACGGAAGTACCACAGTGGGAAGCGTTCtataaaagaaatgatgacttcacaGATGATGGTTTGGAAAACTTCACTTCCTCCACAGAGGCGGGGGGCTCTCAGTCACCAAAGCTTTTCAGTGACTCTGATGGTGAGTCAACTCACATCTCCTCTCAGAATTCCTCTCAGTCCACACACGTCTCAGAACAAGGAAGTCAAGGATGGGACAGCCAATCTGACACTGTTTTGTTGTCTTCCCAAGAGAGAAACAGTGGGGATATTACTTTCTTGAATAAAGGTGGCTATAGATCAAGAATCAAAGGGAATCTTCCTGCCTCTCAGATGGAACAAAATGTACTTTGTCCAAAGGACACTTACTCTGAAGAGGTGAGTGTCATTCCTAGTGTTGAAGAACCAACTACTGTAAGCAGTAGGAAACACATACCTCAGGAAAGATTGACTCTTAGCACCAATGCAGATTCACAGAGCTCCTCTGATTTTGAAATTCCCTCAACTCCAGAAGCTGAGCTACCTAAACAAGAgcatttacagtatttatatGAGAAGCTGACAACAG gtcaaaaagctgctgaagcagcccgggacatttgcgacgtgtatggagaaggtgtcataggtgagtctacagcacggaaatggtttgcaaagttcaaaaatggcgactttgacgtcgatgacacgtgccgcagcggaaggccttctgaattcgatgaagaactgagaaatgctcgaaaagaatgccacggtcaacaaggagctctacattgcccagctacaccgcgtgaatga
- the DCLRE1C gene encoding protein artemis isoform X5 produces MKEEIVVTLLPAGHCPGSVMFLFQGDNGTVLYTGDFRLAKGEASRMELLHYGGRVKDIQSVYLDTTFCDPKFYQIPSRGECLSGILELVRSWIIRSPYHVVWLNCKAAYGYEYLFTNLSEEFGLQVHVDKLDMFRNMPDILHHLTTDRNTQIHACRHPKAEEYFQWNKLPCGITSKNRIPLHTISIKPSTMWFGERTRKTNVIVRTGESSYRACFSFHSSYSEIKDFLNYICPVNAYPNVIPLGTTVDKVTEILKPLCRSSQSTEPKYKPLGKLKRARRAHLESAEAEEDDLFDDPLPVPIRHKLPNQQILHSEIFPVTAASQNQPEKLKQSTGCIKAESVKTSLWENFIDCEESNSESEEESQISASSQEDPGPVTHHQPKADTEVPQWEAFYKRNDDFTDDGLENFTSSTEAGGSQSPKLFSDSDGESTHISSQNSSQSTHVSEQGSQGWDSQSDTVLLSSQERNSGDITFLNKGGYRSRIKGNLPASQMEQNVLCPKDTYSEEVSVIPSVEEPTTVSSRKHIPQERLTLSTNADSQSSSDFEIPSTPEAELPKQEHLQYLYEKLTTGQKAAEAARDICDVYGEGVIGESTARKWFAKFKNGDFDVDDTCRSGRPSEFDEELRNARKECHGQQGALHCPATPRE; encoded by the exons aaggaagAGATTGTTGTGACTCTATTACCAGCTGGTCATTGCCCAGGATCAGTTAT GTTTTTGTTTCAGGGTGATAATGGAACTGTCTTATACACTGGGGACTTCAGACTGGCAAAAGGAGAAGCTTCCAGGATGGAGCTCCTGCACTATGGGGGCAG AGTGAAAGACATCCAAAGTGTATACTTAGATACTACTTTCTGCGATCcaaaattttatcaaattccTAGTCGG GGGGAGTGTCTGAGTGGAATATTGGAGCTGGTTCGGAGCTGGATCATACGGAGTCCGTACCATGTCGTGTGGCTGAACTGCAAAGCAGCTTACGGGTATGAGTATCTGTTCACCAACCTTAGTGAAGAATTTGGACTCCAG GTTCATGTGGATAAACTAGACATGTTTCGAAACATGCCTGACATCCTTCATCATCTCACCACAGACCGCAACACTCAGATTCATGCCTGTCGTCATCCAAAG gcagAGGAATATTTTCAGTGGAATAAGTTACCTTGTGGAATTACTTCCAAAAATAGAATTCCACTTCACACAATCAGCATTAAGCCATCCACGATGTGGTTTggagaaagaactagaaaaacaaatgtAATTGTGAG gACTGGAGAGAGTTCATACagagcttgtttttcttttcactccTCCTACAGTGAG ATTAAAGATTTCTTGAACTACATCTGCCCTGTAAATGCATATCCAAATGTCATTCCATTGGGTACAACTGTGGATAAAGTTACAGAAAT CTTAAAGCCTTTATGCCGATCTTCTCAAAGCACTGAGCCAAAGTATAAACCACTTGGAAAACTGAAGAGAGCTAGAAGAGCTCACCTGGAGTCTG CAGAGGCGGAGGAAGATGACCTGTTTGATGACCCTCTGCCAGTACCTATAAGGCACAAACTTCCAAACCAGCAAATTCTTCACTCTGAGATATTCCCAGTGACTGCAGCATCACAAAACCAGCCTGAAAAACTGAAACAGAGCACAGGATGCATTAAAGCAGAGAGTGTGAAAACTTCTCTTTGGGAAAACTTTATCGATTGTGAAGAATCCAACAGTGAAAGTGAAGAAGAATCACAAATCTCAGCCTCATCTCAGGAAGATCCGGGTCCTGTCACACATCACCAGCCAAAGGCTGATACGGAAGTACCACAGTGGGAAGCGTTCtataaaagaaatgatgacttcacaGATGATGGTTTGGAAAACTTCACTTCCTCCACAGAGGCGGGGGGCTCTCAGTCACCAAAGCTTTTCAGTGACTCTGATGGTGAGTCAACTCACATCTCCTCTCAGAATTCCTCTCAGTCCACACACGTCTCAGAACAAGGAAGTCAAGGATGGGACAGCCAATCTGACACTGTTTTGTTGTCTTCCCAAGAGAGAAACAGTGGGGATATTACTTTCTTGAATAAAGGTGGCTATAGATCAAGAATCAAAGGGAATCTTCCTGCCTCTCAGATGGAACAAAATGTACTTTGTCCAAAGGACACTTACTCTGAAGAGGTGAGTGTCATTCCTAGTGTTGAAGAACCAACTACTGTAAGCAGTAGGAAACACATACCTCAGGAAAGATTGACTCTTAGCACCAATGCAGATTCACAGAGCTCCTCTGATTTTGAAATTCCCTCAACTCCAGAAGCTGAGCTACCTAAACAAGAgcatttacagtatttatatGAGAAGCTGACAACAG gtcaaaaagctgctgaagcagcccgggacatttgcgacgtgtatggagaaggtgtcataggtgagtctacagcacggaaatggtttgcaaagttcaaaaatggcgactttgacgtcgatgacacgtgccgcagcggaaggccttctgaattcgatgaagaactgagaaatgctcgaaaagaatgccacggtcaacaaggagctctacattgcccagctacaccgcgtgaatga